The genomic segment TCGCGTCGTGGAGCAGCGGTCCGACGGGCAAGGTCATTGGCGTCGACCTCAACCCGACGATGTGTCTGAAGGCGCAGGCGCATGCCGCAGCCTCCGGATCAACGTTGCAGTGCCATCAGGGGCAGATGGAGAACATCCCGCTGCCCGACGGGTCCGTGGACGTCGTGATCTCGAACGGGGTGGTCAACCTCTCGTTCCGCAAGCGAAAGGTGATCGAGGAGCTCTTCCGGGTGCTGCGACCAGGGGGACGGTTGTCGATCACCGACATCGTCAGCGCCAAGCAGCTGTCACAGTCAATCGTCAATGACCCGAAGTTGTGGGCGAGTTGAATTGGAGGCGCTCTCCTGGAAGGAGAGATGTTTCGTCTCATCGAGGAATCCGGCTTCAGCCGGGTCCGCTCCATCGTGGTGCCGAACTTCCGGTTCAGGAAGTCGACCACGCAGAACTCGGCGGAAGCCTTCGGCGTCAAGGCGGTGCTCTTCACCGCGGCAAAGCCGATGGGCTGACCGAAGATGCGTTGGGGAATAATTCGTGACGAGTCGGTCTCGTATGTTAGACTCTGCGGCATAGCAAACGAGCCAAGAAAGCGAAAGGGGCACCCGGCAACAGGCCGGGCGCCCCTTCCAGTTCCGCGCCATGCGGTGCCTACACGTACGTCTCGTACGTCGGCTCGTACATGTGTCCCCGCACGTAGTCTTCCATGTTCTTTGGGTGCGGCATGCTGGTCAGCTTCCGCGTGAAGGCCACCTCGGCCACGGCGGCCGCGATCTTCACCGACACCTCGCGGATGCGCTGCAGATCCGGATAGACGCTGCCCGAGGCGAGGTCTTTCTCCGTCACCAGTGATGCCAATGCCTTGGCGGCGACGAAGAACATCTCATCCGTGACGCGCGTGGACTGGCTTGCAATTACGCCAAGGCCGACGCCCGGGAAGATATAGGAATTGTTGCCTTGGCCGGAGACGTGCGTCTTGCCGTTCAGCGTGAAGGGCGGGAACGGGCTGCCGCTCGCGAAGATCGCGCGGCCGTCGGTCCACGTGTACGCCTGCTCGGCCGTGCACTCGGCCTTCGACGTCGGGTTGGAAAGCGCGAAGATGACCGGTCGCTTGTTGATGCGACCCATCGCCTTCACCACCTCTTCCGTGAACGCCTGGGGCTGGCCCGAGACACCGATGAGCGCCGTCGGCTTGAGTGCCTCGACCGCGGCCAGCAGGTTCGGCACCGGCGCGTGATCGTGTGCGTACGGCAGCTTGTGCTCGGCGAGGTCAGTCCGGCTCCTGGTCACCAGGCCGTGCGAATCCACCAGCCAGCACTTCTCGCGCGCCGCGGCCTCGCTGAGCCCCTCGGCAACGAGCGCCTGCACGATGAGGTCGCAGATGCCCACGCCGGCCTCGCCGGCGCCGAGGAACAGGAACTTCTTGTCGGCGAGCTTGCCACCGGTGATGCGCAGCGAGGAGTACAGCCCCGACAGCGTCACGCCGGCCGTGCCCTGAATGTCGTCGTTGAACGTGCAGACGCGGTTGCGATACTTGTGCAGCATCCGGAAGGCGTTGGTGTTGCCGAAATCCTCGAACTGGATGCACGCCTTGGGGAAGACATCGTGCGCCGCGGTCACGAACTCCTCGACCAGTTCGTCGTAGGCCGGGCCGCGCAGGCGCTCCTGCGCCAGGCCGATGTACAGCGGGTCGTCGCGCAGCGCCTGATTGTTGGTGCCGACGTCGAGCATGATGGGCAGGCACTGTTCCGGCGGGAGGCCGGCGCAGGCGGTGTAGAGCGAGAGCTTGCCCACGGGGATGCCCATGCCGCACGATCCGAGATCGCCGAGGCCGAGGATGCGCTCGCCGTCGGTGACGACGATCATGCGCACGTCCTGATGCGGCCAGTTCCTCATGAGATCCCTCATCCGGCCGCGGTCCTGGCTGGTGATGAAGAGCCCCTGCGGCCGGCGGAAGATCAGCGCGTACTTCTGGCAGGCGAGACCGACCGTCGGCGTGTAGATGATCGGCATCAACTCCGAGAGATTGTCGATCACCACGCGATAGAACAGCGTGGTGTTGCGCTCCTGGAGCGAGACGAGGTAGGTGTACCGGTCGAGGTCCGTCGCCTTGCGGCGAATGTTGCTGAGAATCTTGTCGACCTGCTGGTCGAGTGTCGTGACCTTCGCCGGCAGCAAGCCGCGCAGTCCCAGCGCGTCCCGCTCGGCCTCACTGAAGCTGGTTCCCTTGTTCAGCAGGGGATCATGCAGAATGTCGGCTCCACGCTTGCCTTCCACGACCGTCTGGACGTTGACGTGTGCGCCTTTGTGGTTGTGCGGTTCGGGCAGGGTGGCAACTCCGCCATTCTCCTGCGCGTCGGTATGGATAGTCACGGCGATATCTCCTAGGCGACGAAAGACCAGCATTTGCTGGCCCTTTCCAACCTACGCCAACGCGGCCGGACAAATGTCGGGGAATTTCTTCAAACTGCTTCCATTACCTCCGACAATCCGCGTACAGGGCACGGCGCGCCGGCGCGCGATGGCTGCATGCGCCGTTGCGCAAGTCGATAAGCGGTATCCGTGTTACCAGTGAACGGATGTGTGCGGCGCGCCTCAGCCGGCCTATGGCTCGGCGACCAGCCGGGCAATGGCCCGCAGCCCGTCATCGCCGACGTCGAGACTCAACTCATTGACGTAGAGCTTGATGTGCGCATCGCACACCATGTCGGACATTTCCTGCGAGTGCGCGCGCACGTAGGCGCGCGACGCCTCAGGATGGTCGAACGCGTACTGGACCGAGGCACGCAACGCACGCTCGGCCTGCGACGCCGTTTCTGCGTCGAGGTCGGCGCGGGCGCAGATGCCGGCGAGCGGGACCGGAAGCCCGGTCTCGCGCTCCCACCATTCGCCGAGATCGGCCACCTTCACCAGGCCGTGGTCGGCGTAGGTGAAGCGTGATTCGTGGATGATGAGCCCGGCATCGACTTCGCCGGTCTCGACGGCGCGCAGGATCCGGTCGTATCGGAGTTCGACCACATCGCCAAGGCCGGGTGCGGCGAGTCGAAGCAGCCGGAATGCCGTGGTTTCACGCCCCGGAATCGCGAGCCGTCCGCGAATCGCATCGGCGAGCGTTCGCGGCGTTCGGGCGACAACCAGCGGCCCAACGCCGTGACCCAATGCCGCCCCGCTGCGCAGCAGGCGATAGCGATTGCCAACCGCGGCGAATGCGCCAACACTGAGCTTCGTGAGGTCAAGCGCGCCGTGATGCGCACGCCGGTTGAGCTCCTCGATATCGAGCAGGACCGGCTCGATGCGGAACGGCGCGTCCACCAGTCCATGCGTGATGGCATGGAAGGCGAACGTGTCGTTCGGGCAGGGTGAGTAGCCGAAGGTCAGGGTACGCATCGGGCGAACTCGGCCACGAGGCGTGGCGTGACGGCGATAATGGCGGCGAAGGCCTCATCGAAGCGCCAGTTGGCTCGATCGCGCTCCTCGATGGCGTTCGCGATGGCACGCACCTCGAGGGCGGGAACCCCCGCCAACTCGGCCGCGCGCAATACACTGAACCCTTCCATGGTCTCGACATCACAGTCGGTCGAGCCGCCAACGCGCGCACTGGTGCCGATGGTGCGAACGACGGCTTCGGGCACCGCATGACGCGCGGCGTCCAGGAGCATCGGCGCCGGATGGACACGCTTCGGTGCGAGACGTTCGGGAACCTCGAGGTCGCAATACAGCGCGTCGTCACCAATGACCAGCGCGGGCGGCACGAGCAATGCGTGGCGACGGGCGCCGGCGATCCCGACGTGGAGAATGGCCGCCGGCCGATGCCGCGCGATGGCGGCCGCCACGGCCGCGGCCGCGTCAACGGGGCCCACGCCGCAGAGGGCAGTGGACCAGCCATGAGACTCGGCGAGTTCGCGAGGCGTGGCCGCCACGACGAGGATGCGATCCGGCGCGCACATAGTGCCAGAGAAATCTAGCGGGCGCCGACCGCATCGGCGTCGCGGCGCGCCGTCAGGCCGTCTCAACCTCCGCCGTGCCCGCCAAGGCGCTGTGCCCGAATCCGCGGCTAAGCGCGCGGTACGCCCCGGCCGCGGCGCCGACTGCCAGGACCGCAAGCGACGCGATGAGTCCGGTCTTGAGGGTCATCACCAGGACCACGGCCAGCGCGATCCCCGTGTTCGCCTCCGAGAGCAGCGCGGCGACGCGGTCGGGCGGCGCATCGTTGGGCAGGTCATGCCCGGCGCGCGCCAGGCGCTGAAGACTGGCGCGCGCCGCGGCGGCGCTTCGCACACCGATCACGGCACCGCTCGCGAGCAGCGTCAGCGCGCCCGCCATTCCCGCCGCAACCCAGCCCGCCTGCCACTGCCAGCGGCCCGCAACCATGTAGAGGCCGGTGGCGACGAGGGTGATGACGGCAACGGGAAAGGTGCGGGAGGCGGCGCTCATCACCTTGCCCCATTCGAGCGCTTCGCGCAGCGAGGGCGTGACCGTGCGGCGCCCGGCGGCGAAATGCACGATGGCGGATGCGGCGGTCGCCGCCAGCAGCGCGAGGAGGTGGACAGACAGGGCGATTTGATACGTCGTCATCGGTCGGGGGGCTGGGGGCCATGGGACAGATTGTCATCAGCAATCCGGCGCTGCTGGACTCCGTCTGGCAACAGATGACGGGGGCTCTGGGCGCCTGGTGTCTGACAGCGCCCGCGAACAGATGGTTTGACCCGTTCCAGGGACGCGCCTCGTTCGTCATAGTTGTTAGGAGGAAGCGGCGCGCGCGGCGCACCGCCGCGGAAAGTTGCAACATCTTGTCTCGAACGTGATCCTTATGGCGATGCGGTGCCCAAAGTGCGGGAAGGAAAGCAACAACATCCGGGTATGCGCGTTCTGCCAGACGCCGTATCCGACCGACGGCAGTGCACACTCCAGCGCACCGCGGCGGACGCCTGCGGTGGCGGTCCTGCTGCGCTCGCGCGCGGTGCGCTGGGGGGTGATCGGTGTCCTGGCGCTGTTCACCGTGGGCTACTACCTCGCGGTTCGTGAGCGGACGATTCCGACCGGCGTTGCCGTGCCGAACCTCATCGAAGCGCCAATGTCGCTCAACGAAGCGACCGCCTTCCTGAAGACTGCCGACGCGAATGCGACGGTCGAGTTGCGCAACGGCGAACTGTCGGTGCGCGTGTCCGCCGCGACGTTCCCGCAGCAGCGCGCCGGCCAGCTCGCCTTTGCGCAGCAGTATGCGCGCGCGGATGCCATGGTCCAGGGGCGCAGGCGGGTCATCCTGTTCCTCGATCCGGACGGCGCGCCCTTCGCCAAGGCTGATCCCGCCCAGGGCGTGATCCTGACGCGCTAGCACGGCGACGGGCGCCGGAGCGGCGCTGCGGATGGAACCGACCAACGGAGAAATGCCATGCGTCGTTACGTGCAGGTTTCGGGGACCTTCCTTGGCTTCATCGCCATTGCCCAGCTGGTGCGCGCCGTAATGCAATTGCCAGTGCAAGTGGCGGACGTCGCAGTTCCTGTCTGGGCGTCGTGGTGCGCGTTCCTGCTCGCGTCGGCCCTGGCCATCTGGGCGTGGCGCACGGCCACGCGCGGCACCTGATGGCGCGCATGGGTGCCCGCTGGGCGCCCGTTGGCGTTGCCATTGTACTGGCCGCGTGCACGGCGCATCGCGTCGAAACGACGCGGCCCGGATTTCCAGCGCTGTCCGGCGCGCCGGAGCGCATTCACGCGCTTGAGCTCTACCCGGGCGTCACGGCCACGTTGGTCGCGCCCGCGCACGTCGATGCGCAGCAGCCCGTCGAACTGATTCTCTATGGATTGCCGAACGGCAACTCGACGATCGAGACGATGGGCCGGACGATGTCGGACGGCGCAGGGTGGCGGTTTGACATCCAGCACATCGCCGCGCAAACGCGCGCCCTGCGCGCGCGCGGCGTGCGGCAGGCGGTTGTCGCATACCTGGAAGCCGACGGCAAGAGCTGGCCGGCTTGGCGGGCCAAGCTCGGCTACGACCGCGCGAACCGGCGCATCGTCGAGATCGTGGACCAGCTTCGTGCCGCTGTCGGTGACCCATCGCAGGTTTCCGTGACGCTCACGGGACACAGCGGCGGCGGATCCTTCATCTTCGGGTTCATCGAGGGCCAGGATTCGCTGCCGAGCTGGCTGACGCGAGTGGCGTTTCTCGACGCGAACTACAATTTCACGCCCGCCCATGGCGACAAGCTGAAGGCGTGGTTGGGGCGCCGTCCGGGCAACCGGCTGGTGGTGCTGGCCTACGATGACCGGGAGATCGTGCTGGACGGCAAGAAGGTGGTCACCGACTCCGGCGGCACCTGGCGCGCCACCCAGCGAATGATCGACTACTGGTCGAGATCGGTCAGTCTTGGGCACGACACCCTCGGGCCGTTCCTCCGCGACCGGGCGCCGCAACTGGAGTTCCTGCGCCATCCGAATCCAGGAAACGCGATCCTGCACACGGCGATGATCGGCGACATGAATGGCTACCTGCACGCGATGCTGACCGGTCGAACGGGCTACGATCGCGCGCCGACCGTGCTCCGGGCAGAGCGCGTCTACACGCCATTCATCGAGGGGGCGGTATCGATTCCCCCGGCAACTCCGCCGGAGATTCCGGCGCGGGGCCGCAGCGCCCTGTCGGGCAGCGCCTTCATCGCCTCCATTGCGCACGCACCGCAGGACGACCGGGAAGCGGCGGTGCGCCGCGAGCTCTTCGCCGGCAACATCCCCTCGTTCCTGCGGGCGCTGCGAACCGTGGAAGCGAGCGCGGTCGGCCCCGACAGCGTGAAGCACACGGTGACCTACACCGTGATGCCCGACTACCTGGCGATCGGGTCGGACAGTGACTTCGTGCGCATGCCGATGACGCCCTACACGGCACAGGCCTTCTGCGATGCGTTTGGTTTCGTGCTGCCGACGCGCAAGATGGTGAATGACATCTGGGCCGCCGCAACCGTGCACGTCGACCCGCGTCCGCTCACGCAGGACCGCGACTCGGCGCTCACCTTCCTGCAGCACCACCGCATCATCCAGGAACAACTGGCCGGTCAGCCGCGCGGTGCGTTCGTGGCCGGCATCAAGAAAGACGTGGTCGTCTCGAACCGGTTGCTCGATCGATCAAATCGCGTCGCGATCTACGGCTGGCACTACCTGAATGGCGAGCCGATCCAGCCGGTGTACGCCGGGCATGTGGACTGGTACGTGGACTACAGTCACGGCATTCGGCCGGTGCGCCGTTGGATGCAGGTGGACGGCACGCGGATGAGCTTCGAGGCAATCCTGGCGGACTCAACGCGGCGCGCGTTGCTCAGCGATGAAGGCGCGCTGATGGTCATGCGCTACGACAAGCCGTAGCGCCCTGCCGCTCCACTGCGGCTCAGGGGAGCCGGCTCTGCATTGCGCGACGCCGGACCGAGGAAGCACACTTCACGCCATGCCACGAAACGTCGAGATCAAGGCCCGCATTGCGAGTGTGGACGCGCTGACGGCACGTGCCGCAGCGATCGCGGACACCGGACCTGTCGAGATCCGGCAGGATGACACGTTCTTTCCCTGCGACACGGGGCGCCTGAAGCTGCGGCAGTTCGCGGATGGAACGGGTGAACTGATCTTCTACCAGCGCGCGGATCAGGGCGGACCCAAGGAGTCGTTCTACCTGATCTCGCGCACGGACAACGCCGAGGCATTGCGCGAGGTGCTGCTGTGCGCGTACGGAGCGCGCGGCCGCGTCGTGAAACACCGCACGCTCTACCTGGCCGGAAAGACGCGGATCCACCTGGATCGCGTGGCGACGCTTGGGGATTTCCTGGAACTCGAGGTGGTGCTCGACGACGACGAGTCGCTGGAAGCCGGCGTGCGCACGGCCCACGAGATCATGGCGCAGCTCGGCGTCACGTCGGCGCAATTGATCGAGGGGGCGTACCTGGACCTGCTTGCGCGAGGGCCGGAAACGCACCCACGTTAGGACAGGTCGTCACCTCGCCCGTCGGTTCGGCGACTTTCCGACGGCACACCCCATTCATCTCAGCCCCCCGAGATCACGCATGCCCAAACTGCGCGTGGAGTGCTTCAGCATTTCGATCGACGGCTTCGGTGCCGGCCCTCATCAAAGCCTCGAGAACCCGCAAGGTGTCGGCTTCATGCCCACCCACGACTGGGTCTTCGCCACCCGGACCTTCCAGCGGGTGGTACTCGGCGCCGAGGGCGGTGAAACCGGGACCGACGACCGTTACGTAGCGCACGGATTTGAAGGGATTGGCGCGTGGGTGCTGGGACGCAACATGTTCGGCCCCGTGCGCGGTCCCTGGCCGGACGACTCGTGGAAGGGGTGGTGGGGCGACGAGCCGCCGTACCACACGCCGGTCTTCGTGCTCACGCACCACGCGCGGGCGCCACTCGAAATGAAAGGCGGCACGGTCTTCCACTTCGTCACGGAGGGACTGGACGCCGCGCTCGCGCGCGCGCGCGAGGCGGCCGGCAGCCGCGACGTGCGCATCGGCGGCGGCACCTCGACCATCCGTCAGTGCCTGCAGGCCGGTCTGGTGGACAGCATGCATCTGGCAATTTCACCGCTGCTGATCGGCGCCGGCGAAGCGTTGTTCGCGGGCCTCGACCTACCGCGCCTCGGATACCGGGTGACCCAGAGCGTCGCCGGCGAACGCGCGACGCACGTGCTGGTGTCGCGCGGGTGACGCCGCCGGCAAGATCGGCTGCGGCCAGCGCCACCCTACGGATTGTAGATGGGTCCCGAGCGACGGTGATAGAGCGCCAGCACGCCCCGGGCATCCTCGCGCCCAACCTCGCGCACGATTTCCACCCCGGCGTGGGCGAGATAGTCGTACGAGGCGGGAAAGACAGGCCCTTCGTCGAATCCCAGCTGCATCGCGTCGTCTCGCGTCGCGCCGCAGACCAGTCGCTTCACGCCGCTCCACAGTGTGGCGCCAAGGCACATCGCACACGGCTCGCAGGAGGTCACGAGTTCGTGGCGTGGGAGCCCGGGCGCCGAGAGCGTGAACGAGTGGCGCTCCTGCTCCGCGAGCATGAGCGCGACGACCTCGGCATGCAACGCCGAACTATTGAGCCGCACGACACTGTTGACGCCGACGGCGACAAGGCGGCCCGTGCCAAGTTCGAAAACCGCCGCGCCAAACGGGCCGCCGGTGTCGCGTTCGACATTGACGCGCGACAGGACCACGGCGAGGCGCATCTTCTCCTCATCCGACGTGTACTTTCGCTTCCAGTCGACCGTCGACCCGACCCAGGCCGGCAGGGCGATGGTCACCGACGAGGCGTGGGGCGGCGTGGGCGCGCGCATGCATCTAGTATGGAGCACGAACGCCGGGATGCCAGCCGCTCACGCTGACCGCCCGGCGTTCCGTCCGCGCACCTCCTCAGCGCACCGTGATCTTCTGCTGCAGCGGCGGCCTCGCATTCGTCATCGTGACAGACAGCACGTACTCCCCGGGCGTGGGCGTCCACTCGAAGTCGTAGGTCTCGCCCGCCTGCAGTCGCACGAGTGCTGGCCGTGCCGTTGCCTGCGCTGCCGGCAAATCGGCGCCGTCCTTTGCCATCGCCCGCCACTGCACCGTATCCGCGCCCTGCGTCAGCACATACTTGCCGCCACGCACCAGGCCGATGCCGACAAAACGCAGGCGATGGGCCCGTCCGGCCGCGAAGGTCAGGGGCGATGGTTCCGTCTCCCCATTCAGGATGGTGCGCTCCGGATTGTCGAGTCCGTCCCATCCTGCGACGAAAATATGATCCACGGTGGGATCGAACTTCTTGCCCGACTCCAGTACGATGAGCGCCCCGTACAATCCGGACGAGAGCTGTTCGACGTCCACGAGATGGGTGTGATAGATGAAGGTCCCGGCCCGCGGGAGCGTCAGGTGCGCGACGAATGAGTCTTTTGGCGCGATCATGCGGGCGAGGCGGTCCATGGAACCGCTCCACCCTGGCACGCCGTCGGAGTAGCTGTCGAGTTCGAGCCCGTGCCAGTGCACGGCGGTCGGGTCGCTGAGCTGGTTGTGCACGACGACATCGGTGGCCTCGCCGCGCGTGAGGATGAGCGGTGAGCTGACCGGCTCGAGTGAATCCGGCGCGGGACGGTGCGCGTCGCGCTGCAGGACGAAACGCATCGCGCGCGGCGAGTAGTTGCGCCTGGCGCCTTCATTCACCCAGAGCGCCAGCGTGCGTGCAGCGGGCGAAGTGATGGTCTTCGTCCCGGGTCGCGGCCGAATGGAAAGCCCGACGATGAGGCCCGCCATGTGCTGTCCGGCGTCCTCGGACATCGTCGCGTGCGTCGCGTGCGTCGTGTCCTGATTCAACTGGGCAGAGCCCGGCACCACGTGAAAGCCCAGATGGCAGTGATAGAGCCAGTTGCCCGGACGGTCGGGGACGATGGTGAGGTCGCGGGTCTGGAACGCCTGAAACTGCTCGGTGACGCCAAGACGCCGGGCGTCCGGATGATAGAGCGTGTCACGGCCGACAGTGCCCGACGCGGTGACGTTGAAATAGAAGCCGTGCAGGTGCATGGGGTGCCCGCGCTGCGACGCGTTGATGACGCGCCACCGAATCGTGTCACCGACGGTGCCGGTGAGCCGTTCGGTGTACGGCCAGGAGTGTCCGTTGATCGCCAAGGCGTTGGGATAGGTGACCGAATCCTTGGGATATCCCCAGATGTTGATGACCAGCACGCGGTCCGGCGGACGCGGTCCGCGCGGGTCGACGATGAATGCGCCGGAGACGGTCTCTCGTTCGGCGGTGGCCCGCGCGCTGAACATCCCGGGGGAGATGACGTAGAAGTACGTCCCAGGAGCACCGGCGGCGAAGGTGCGCCGCAGCGTGGCTCCGGGCGCCACGAGCAGCGTGTCGGTGCCGCTGCTGGGGCGCGACTCGAGGCCGGCGACGTGCAGCGTCGAGTCGTCGAGCGCGTTCCGCAGCGTGACGTCGATGATCGTGCCTTCGGGAACGCGAATCATCGGTCCCGGGATCTGCGGTACCTTGCCCTCCTCGGCCAGGGCGACTACGTCCACGAAGGGACCCGAGTCGGCTTCGGGAAACCAGCGTGCGCGCACGACGGCGAGCTTCACGCGCAACGTGTCATGCGCGAGCGTTCCGGCCGGCGACCGGTTGTCGTTGGCGGCCACGCGCGACAGCGATGTCCGGTCCAGGCCTCCGGGGCGGTTCGATGCCCCCAGGATCAGGGTGCCGGCGAGGAGAAGAGTGACAACGGCGATCGCACGGCGCGCCGGCGTCGGCGCGCGGTGGGGGGCGGACGATTTCAAGGGGGCAGGCCTCGCGACAGTGGGGGGGCGAACTGTGGGGCGGATTGTCGGCACGAACATGCGCGTTCCCGCAAGGGCGGGCGAACCGTTCGGTGCGGGGATGGGGAACGGCGGGCGCGCCATCGCGGGCGATGGCCGGCACGCGTAGAATCCACCGCATCCCGACCCGGAGTTCGTCATGCGCCGTCTCCTGCTCGCCCTCGCGCCGGTCACCCTGCTCGCTCAGGCGCAGCCGGTTCCCCAGACCACCGCCAAGCCTGGGTGGCAGTGGAGCTACGACAGCGTGGTGACGGTGGTCAACGCGGTGCGCGCCGGGCGCTCGCTGCAGCCCGCGGCCTGGCCGAACGGCGCGCGCGTGGCGGTGCTGCTCTCGTTTGACGTGGACAACGAGACGATCGGCGTGCGCTACGGCGAGCCGACGGTCGGTGCACTCTCGATGCAGCAGTACGGGCATCGGGTGGGCCTGCCGCGCATCGTCGCCCTGCTCGATCAGCACAAGATACCCGCGACCTTCTTCGCCCCTTCAGTGAGCCTGTCGCTCACGCCCTCGATGATTCCGCTGATCAAGCGGAGCGGGCGTCACGAGTTTGGCATCCATGGCTGGATCCACGAGCTGAACATGACGCTCCCCGACTCGGCGGAACGCGCGTTGCTGCTGAAGGCGATGGCTGAGGTGACCCAGTTGACCGGGACGAAGCCGACGGGGTATCGCGCGCCGAGCTGGAATTTCAGCCCCAATACACTCACCATCCTGCGGGACATGGGATTTCGCTACGAGAGTTCGCTGATGGCCGATGATCGACCGTACGAGCTCGTGCAGGCGGGAAAGCCGACGGGGATGGTCGAGATTCCCGTGGAGTGGATCCTCGATGACGCGCCGCTCTTCGATCCGCGCGGCCAGAGCTACATGAACCCGCGCGATGTGGCCCGCGTCTGGATGGACGAGTTCGACAAGGCGTACGAGGAAGGGACCATGCTGGTGCTCACCATGCATCCGCACATCACGGGACATCGTTCGCGCATCGTCGCGCTGGAGCAGCTCATTGCCCACATCGAAGCGAAGGGGCCGGGCAAGGTCTGGTGGGCGACGCACGGGGCACTGGCCGAATACGTGCGCCAGGCGGCGAACCTGGGAGAACCGATCGCGCGGTGACCGGCTTTCCCGGTACACGGCGGGGCCGCGAGCCCCTAAATTGACGGAAGCGCCGACGGCACTGTCGCCGCGGCGCTTCGACTTTGTTGGGAGCACGTATCCATGGCCAGCATCAACAGTGGCAAGAAGCGCATAGCCATCCTCACCGGCGGCGGCGACGTCCCGGGCCTGAATCCCGCGATCCGCGCGGTCACCATTCGCGCGCTGCGGGAGGGGTGGGACGTCATCGGCCTGCGGCGTGGCTGGGCCGGCGTGGTGGAGATCGTCCGCGATCACCTGCACGACAACTCGAACAACTTCCAGTTCCTGTCGGAAGAGATCGTCAACCGCGCGGGGCGCACGGGCGGCACCTTCCTGCACACGTCGCGCACGCGGCCGAGCAGCATGAAGGCCGACGCGGTGCCGCAGCACCTGAAGAGCCTCTACAATCAGCCGGTGAACGACCTCACCCCCGAGGTGCTGAAGAACCTCGACTGGCTGGGCGTCGACTACCTCATTCCCATCGGCGGCGACGACACGCTCAGCTACGCGATGCGGATGCACCAGGAAGGAGTGAAGGTCATTGCCATCCCCAAGACGATGGACAATGACGTGCCCGGCACGGACTACTGCATCGGGTTCAGCACCTGCGTGACGCGCACCATCGAGATGGCGCACCGGCTGCGCACCTCGGCGGGCTCGCACGAGCGCCTGCTGGTGATGGAGGTGTTCGGCCGCTACGCCGGGTTCACGGCGATGCTGCCGACGATGGCCGGGGCCGCGACGCGCTGCGTCATCCCCGAGCATCCGTTCAGCTTCGACGTGCTGACCGAGATGCTGATGTACGACCGCAACCGCAATCCGTCCAGGTACGCGGTGGCGCTCGTGTCGGAGGGAGCGGTGCCGCAGGGCGGCCAGATGGTCTGGCAGAGCGACGTGCAGGATGCCTTTGGGCATGCCAAGCTCGGCGGCATCGGCGACATCGTGTCGAACGAGGTGCAGAAGCGCACGGCGCAGTACAACAGCGGCAAGGAAGTCCACATCATCAACCAGAAGCTCGGCTACCTGGTGCGCGGCGGCGATCCCGACGCCATGGACTCGATCGTGCCGATGGCGTACGGCAACCTGGCGCTCGACCTGCTGCTGCACGGCGTCCACGGGCGGCT from the Gemmatimonadaceae bacterium genome contains:
- a CDS encoding ATP-dependent 6-phosphofructokinase, whose amino-acid sequence is MASINSGKKRIAILTGGGDVPGLNPAIRAVTIRALREGWDVIGLRRGWAGVVEIVRDHLHDNSNNFQFLSEEIVNRAGRTGGTFLHTSRTRPSSMKADAVPQHLKSLYNQPVNDLTPEVLKNLDWLGVDYLIPIGGDDTLSYAMRMHQEGVKVIAIPKTMDNDVPGTDYCIGFSTCVTRTIEMAHRLRTSAGSHERLLVMEVFGRYAGFTAMLPTMAGAATRCVIPEHPFSFDVLTEMLMYDRNRNPSRYAVALVSEGAVPQGGQMVWQSDVQDAFGHAKLGGIGDIVSNEVQKRTAQYNSGKEVHIINQKLGYLVRGGDPDAMDSIVPMAYGNLALDLLLHGVHGRLVVVKNGCYGNIPLDVVTSTKKVVNVERFYNVERYRPYFHSFEMAPLFIMTSEG
- a CDS encoding polysaccharide deacetylase — its product is MRRLLLALAPVTLLAQAQPVPQTTAKPGWQWSYDSVVTVVNAVRAGRSLQPAAWPNGARVAVLLSFDVDNETIGVRYGEPTVGALSMQQYGHRVGLPRIVALLDQHKIPATFFAPSVSLSLTPSMIPLIKRSGRHEFGIHGWIHELNMTLPDSAERALLLKAMAEVTQLTGTKPTGYRAPSWNFSPNTLTILRDMGFRYESSLMADDRPYELVQAGKPTGMVEIPVEWILDDAPLFDPRGQSYMNPRDVARVWMDEFDKAYEEGTMLVLTMHPHITGHRSRIVALEQLIAHIEAKGPGKVWWATHGALAEYVRQAANLGEPIAR
- a CDS encoding multicopper oxidase domain-containing protein; translated protein: MKSSAPHRAPTPARRAIAVVTLLLAGTLILGASNRPGGLDRTSLSRVAANDNRSPAGTLAHDTLRVKLAVVRARWFPEADSGPFVDVVALAEEGKVPQIPGPMIRVPEGTIIDVTLRNALDDSTLHVAGLESRPSSGTDTLLVAPGATLRRTFAAGAPGTYFYVISPGMFSARATAERETVSGAFIVDPRGPRPPDRVLVINIWGYPKDSVTYPNALAINGHSWPYTERLTGTVGDTIRWRVINASQRGHPMHLHGFYFNVTASGTVGRDTLYHPDARRLGVTEQFQAFQTRDLTIVPDRPGNWLYHCHLGFHVVPGSAQLNQDTTHATHATMSEDAGQHMAGLIVGLSIRPRPGTKTITSPAARTLALWVNEGARRNYSPRAMRFVLQRDAHRPAPDSLEPVSSPLILTRGEATDVVVHNQLSDPTAVHWHGLELDSYSDGVPGWSGSMDRLARMIAPKDSFVAHLTLPRAGTFIYHTHLVDVEQLSSGLYGALIVLESGKKFDPTVDHIFVAGWDGLDNPERTILNGETEPSPLTFAAGRAHRLRFVGIGLVRGGKYVLTQGADTVQWRAMAKDGADLPAAQATARPALVRLQAGETYDFEWTPTPGEYVLSVTMTNARPPLQQKITVR